The nucleotide sequence ACTTTTCTGTTTCTGAATAAGCACCATTCTTCGTGGTACCGGAGGATCGACGATATAAAAGATTGAACTAAGTTGCTGAGAGAGGATGATTTTTTTAATATCAGGTTCACTTTTCCTTTTTAGTTCGATCTGTTTTCCAAAAAGAGATCCAATATCCTTTACAGCGATGAGATATCTCCAGGTGTGGATATTCCAGGTGGTGATCCAGATCTTCTCTTTTCTTGATAATATTTCGATGAATTCGTCAAGAAGATGAAATCCATTAATCATTCTGTGAAAGATAAACCTGCAGTTTTCAACTATGATGATATCTGCATCAGTATTATTTGAAAGGATAGAAAGATCGTTCTGTGTTTCTGTGAGTGTAATATGTTTTATTCTTCCGGCATGAGCGTCTTCAATTTTTGAGATGGGTTCTTCTCTTCCTGCAAGGTATTCTGAAATAATTGCGATATTTCGGATTTTTCCTGATAATCCTTCGTCGATTACATGGAGTAACTGTTCAGTCTCATCTGGCCAGATTGGGGAGATTAATTGTCCAGATTCACCTGAGTATAATTCATCCATTATTCTCTATGGTGATCTGCTATTGTTTATAGGTTTTAGCAGTTATTGGTAGAGAGAACCTGGTGGCATTTCTAGTTTCTGGAAAAAAAGATTGTAATTTCTTTTGTTTTGTGAAAAAACCCTATAAAATGAGAAGATATCTTCTATATGAATCGGTAATTTGAAACCCCTCTGTGAACTGGAAAGATCCACCTAAATTAAATCTATAAATTGAGCCTATTTTTGAAATTTAACCGACAATTTGGTATGTAGTATCCGAGGGGTATATCTGTTGAAATAATGTGCCATATTTAGGCCTCAATTTTAATATCCTCTATAATTATCGTTTTAACAACGGGCCACTATTGATCAGTTCTGCTCAAATGAATATTTACATGTCTGGCATAATGAAAACTGAATAGCGACAGGATATGGTGTCTGCACCAATTGTAGTTATTTTAGAGTTATTTTAACCATTTGTTCGATTATATTGGATAATTCAACTGAACCTGGAGTTTTTCAAAAAACCATCTCACTCACGAAGAACCTGAATATATTTATTCAATCAGGAGTGAAATTCTGTGATTGCAGGGGAAAAAGGATGAATCATGATCTTCAGGTGAAAATAATCAACACCCTTGTGCCACATGGCGTCAAAAAAATATCTGTCTTTGGAAGTTATGCCACAGGTCGCGAGCATCAGGGTAGTGCTCTGGATCTCATTGTCTCTTTTCCTAAAGAGATTGGTCTTTTTGCTCTCGGTGGCATCAGAGAAGAGTTGATTGAGAAACTTGGGATTTCCGTGGATATTCTTACTGAACGATCGATTCATCCTTTACTCAGGGAAAAGATCAGCCAGGAGACTGTAGAGATCTATCACAATGAAAGATGATTCAATTCTTCTTGAGCATATGTTAAATGCCTGCTTGAGGATTCGTGAATATATTTCTGATTGTTCTCTTCATGATTTTGTATCACTACACGAGAAACAGGATGCAGTTATTCGTCAGATAGAAATCATAGGAGAGGCAGCTTCTCATGTTTCTGTTCAATACAAGGAAGAGAATCAGGCAATTGAATGGCGACAGATAATTGGTATGAGGAATTTGCTCATCCATCAGTATTCCAGTGTGAATTTACCTGGGACTCTTACTATTAACTAATTCAGACATAAAGAAGAGAATTAAACAGACTGCGGAGTGGTAACTTGAGGAGGGGGCTAAACCACAGATCTGGTTGTGTTCTTCCAACTGGAGCTATTCATATATCCAAACAACCTAAAGGATCATGATATCATACAAATCTATAATTTGAGGCTTATAGAGGAAAAATGAGTCAATACATTCTGCATTTATCTGATCTTCACATCGATGATGCCGGTCAGGCAGATACCTATCGGACACGACTTGAG is from Methanospirillum lacunae and encodes:
- a CDS encoding nucleotidyltransferase family protein, whose amino-acid sequence is MNHDLQVKIINTLVPHGVKKISVFGSYATGREHQGSALDLIVSFPKEIGLFALGGIREELIEKLGISVDILTERSIHPLLREKISQETVEIYHNER
- a CDS encoding HepT-like ribonuclease domain-containing protein, which translates into the protein MKDDSILLEHMLNACLRIREYISDCSLHDFVSLHEKQDAVIRQIEIIGEAASHVSVQYKEENQAIEWRQIIGMRNLLIHQYSSVNLPGTLTIN